The Nonlabens sp. Hel1_33_55 genome contains the following window.
AAATCATTTACATCAAGTCTAGGATCGCTAGCAAACTCTGATGGGAGAATAACAAATCTAAAAGTTTGATTGTTAACGTCTGCAGTAGTGAGGTTGTCAAAATTTGTTGAAGCTGGTCCATCTATAAACAACCTTGCATCTACAATCGTAAAGTCATAGTTGTAACGGAAGTCACCAAAATCACTAAATATTGTCTGCGGTAGCGCTCTCCACACATCTACAACACGACCGTCGTCAGTATCTGCATCTTCAAAAAGTATGAATGCCAAAACTACATCTGTATCAAAAAGTTCGAAATTATCAG
Protein-coding sequences here:
- a CDS encoding dihydrolipoamide dehydrogenase, translating into MKKIILLLAIAVGFASCEGDQGPAGFDGLDGLDAETALIFETTVDFAAPDYSVPVNYPDNFELFDTDVVLAFILFEDADTDDGRVVDVWRALPQTIFSDFGDFRYNYDFTIVDARLFIDGPASTNFDNLTTADVNNQTFRFVILPSEFASDPRLDVNDFNSVMNIANLNSSDIIQIQK